The DNA segment TTTTAACTGTAAACTATCGGGAGCAGTAGTTACCGTTATGCTTGGGTGCTGATCTTTTATTGTAGTTATTTGATACTGTAGCTTTTCGTGATTTTTTATCTTATCATTCGATGTAAGTATCTGATAGTCTGTATTATTAAAGATATTTTTAGATAAACTAAAGTTTTTTTCGCCCAAATTAAAGTCTGAAGTGCTTTCGCCCGATACCCACTCGATACCTGTGGTAGCTAATGACTCTACTTTCCAAGTTACTTTAGTACCTTCGGGTACAACGGCGTTACCTGTTCCACGCACAACTTCGGTAGTCTTGCGCAAATAGGCTGGGTAGTTTAGCACCATTTCAAAATTGGTAATAGTAGGCACAGCAATAACATTCAACTCATAGGGTTGCGATACTACATTGTTTGCCTTTAACTGAAAATCAATATTTTTAGATGGCTTTTCAAATTTATACTGAAACACACCATTACCCATATTCTCTAAATAATAATTCTCTTCGCCTATGGTTATCATAGCATTTTCGGGAATTATATTGCCTTGTGTTTTTACCTTAAGTAGAAAATCAGTCTCTTGTTGTGCAGTCAAGTTTTTATTCAGTACTACAAACTCGAATGGTGCAGGTGGTGCATAGTGCTTGTCATAATGCACTACCCTATCGAAACTTTGCGTAATAACACCACTGTTACCGCTTAGCATAAAAAATAGTATCAGCAATAATGGTACCGCCGCATAAGGAACGTATTTTAAATTCTTTTTAAAATTAACGGCATTAGTAAATGGTACGGGTTGTAAACCGTTAGCCTTTTGTTCTATAGATGCAGCTAATAATTCTGATTGGTGCGATTGCCCACTTAGTTGTAAAAAATTGGTTAGCTTATCTGATACCTCAGCAAAGTGATTGCCTATTATAGCTGATGCTTGATTGTAATTAATTCCTTTTTGAAGTTTAAACAATTTAAACAACGGAAAAAGTATGAAACGAAAAAGTAAAAATACCTCTACCGCAATAAATACCCAAAACAATGCCGTTCGTCCGCCTTGTGGCAACCACAGGAAATATTCGACTAGTAGTGTAACTATAAAATACAACAGCCCAAGCGCTACAAAAAATATACTACCACGAATAAGCTCATTAGTATAATACTTTTTTATAAAGTCTTCTAGCTTTTGATATATGATGTTTTTTGCTTCCAAATTATTGACAATTGTTAATAACTGATAAAATTACAATTTATATTGAATAGATAAACGTTAAATATCGGTTTATATGGATGATAGCTTTTTATTAAAACAACTTATTATAAGCCTACTGTAATACAACTGCAAAATAGCTGCCAAAAATACATGGAGCAGTACAATTCATAATTGTATATTTGCGTCAAAACTTAGTAACAATGTCAAGACCAGTACGTGTGCGTTTTGCACCAAGCCCTACGGGACCGCTACATATAGGTGGTGTGCGCACTGCCCTATTTAACTATCTATTTGCCAAAAAACATAATGGTGTATTCTACCTAAGAATAGAAGATACCGACCAAAATCGCTATGTGCCAGGAGCTGAAGACTATATTATTGAAGCGCTGAACTGGTGCGGAATACCATTTGACGAAGGCGTGGGTAAAGAAGGAAAATTTGGACCGTACCGCCAAAGTGAGCGTAAAGCAATGTATAAAGACTATGCACAACAGCTTGTTGATACCGGATGGGCTTATTATGCTTTTGATACTGCCGAGTCACTAGACGCTGCACGAAAAGAAGCCGAAAGCAAAGGCGAAACTTTTATATACAACCATACTAACCGCGAAAAGCTGGTTAACTCGCTACATCTTAATGAAGAAGACGTAAAGCAACGTATTGCTAATGGCGATGACTATATTATACGCTTTAAAATGCCTGTGGGCGAAACTATAGTTTTGAACGATATGGTAAGAGGCGAAGTAAAATTTGAATCGTCGTTACTTGATGATAAAGTATTGTTTAAAAGTGATGGTATGCCTACCTATCACCTTGCTAACATTGTAGATGATTACCTTATGGAAACATCGCACGTTATTCGTGGTGAAGAGTGGTTGCCTTCGCTCCCACTCCATGTGCTTTTATATAAAGCCTTTGGATGGGAAGCTCCAGAGTTTGCACACCTGCCATTAATATTAAAACCTGTGGGTAACGGTAAACTAAGCAAACGCGATGGCGATAAATTTGGTTTCCCTGTATTCCCGTTACAATGGGATAATGAAGATGGTACATCGTCTATGGGGTATAGAGAAGAAGGCTATTTACCTGAAACCGTTGTTAACTACTTAGCTTTATTAGGCTGGAACAATGGTGATGACCGTGAGTATTTTACGCTAGAAGAGTTAATACAAACGTTTGATATTAATAAAGTACAAAAAGCAGGTGCCAAGTTTGACCCTGCCAAGATAAAATCGATGAACCATCATTATATACAGCAAGTTGACGATGCTGTATTAGCTGAACAATTTATGCCAATACTTACAAGTAAAGGTATAAATGAGCCAATAGAAAAGGTAACAAAAATTGTAGGTATTGTTAAAGAACGTGCTAACTTTCCTAATGAGTTATGGGACTTGAGTAGTTACTTTTTTATACCTCCTACTAGCTATGACGAAAAGGCTGCCGCTAAACAATGGAAGCCTACTACTAATGATATATTGACTCAGCTAGTAACTGTACTACAAAACACCGAAGATTTTTCATCGGCTAACATAGAAACCGTTGCAAAAGCTTGGATGGAAGAAAAAGAGCTAGGTATGGGCAAAGTTATGCCATCATTACGTTTAAGCCTTGTGGGAGAGATGAAAGGTTCTCACGTATTTGATATTATGGAAATTATTGGAAAAGAAGATACCATAAACCGAATTAACAAAGCAGTTACTACATTATCATAAAAAATAAATAGCATTTTATAAAATTAACCTCCTATAATGGGAGGTTTTTTTATGCTTTACAGTAATAGTACGATTACTATGTAACATTTGCATACCTTTATATACTTATCTAGTAGTGATCATTTATTTTTTAACCAACCAATTTAAAAACAAACTATATTATGGAAAATGCAGGTCTTTTTCTATTTCTTTTCTTAGCCTTAATTGTCTTATTTCTATCCTTTTTTACCGTAAAACAGCAAACAGCAGCTATTGTAGAGCGTTTCGGGAAGTTTCTTAGCATTCGTCAAGCAGGTTTACACTTAAAAATACCTGTTATTGATAAAATATCAGGTCGTATAAACCTAAAAATACAGCAGCTTGATGTTATTATCGAAACAAAAACAAAAGAGAATGTATTTGTAAAAATGAAAGTTTCGGTACAGTTTAAAGTTATACAAGACAAAGCATACGAAGCATTTTATAAACTAGAGTATCCTCACGACCAAATAACATCATACGTGTTTGACGTGGTGCGTGCCGAAGTGCCTAAACTGAAACTGGATGATGTTTTTGAGCGTAAAGATGATATTGCCGTTGCTGTAAAAAGAGAGCTTAACGAAGCTATGACTTTATATGGCTATGATATTATAAACACACTAATAACAGATATTGACCCAGATATTCAGGTAAAAAATGCCATGAACCGTATTAATGCTGCTGATAGAGAGAAATCAGCCGCAGAGTATGAAGCTGAAGCATCTAGAATACGTATTGTAGCTAAAGCTAAAGCAGAAGCAGAAAGCAAAAGACTACAAGGACAAGGTATTGCTGACCAACGTAGAGAAATAGCTCGCGGACTGGTAGAAAGTGTAGATGTACTTAACCGTGTGGGTATCAATTCTCAAGAAGCCTCTGCGCTTATTGTGGTTACACAACACTATGATACTTTACAAGCTATAGGTGCAGATACTAACTCTAACCTGATACTATTGCCTAACTCTCCACAAGCAGGTAGCGATATGCTTAACAATATGGTAGCATCTTTTACAGCATCTAACCAAGTGGGCGAAGCAATGAAGCGCGGTAATGAGAAAAGAATAGAGCAAGAGCGAAAAGATGCACAACCCTTACCTCCTAAACCAACTTCGGGATATGATGATGAGGACGAGAGTGAAGAAACTGATGAATAGATAGATTCTATAATAAATAAAAAAAGTGCCAATTACATTGGCACTTTTTTTATTTAAATATCTTTTTAAAAATGAGCGTGAGTGCTGCATTTTTTAAAGGTCCTGATAACATAGATAAAAAGCTAAATATTTTAGCAGGTGTTTTACCAATAAGGTTTTCAGGCTCAAAACTTTCTTTAGTTGTAGCTAGTTCTCTTTTAAACCTGTAGTAAGAAAGATCTTTTTCAACCTTCATTACTTCAAGATCTCTATCTATATCATTAAATGTTGTATATACTTTGCCAGATTCCATAATTAGTCGTCTTTTAAAAATATTTTAGAAAAATTGGCAATAAGTGGTCCGTCAACAATTTTATTTCTCATTTTATATACAATAAAAGCCAACAGTAAATAAAAAACTCCTACAATTAAGAAACCATAACCATAATTACCTAATGCTTCTCCTAAAGCAAAAGCACCTGCAAACGAAAAGAAAAATAATACTAATAACAATAGTGTACCAAGCAACAAAGCTTTAGCCACCATTACATTGGTTTTCATAAACATCTTAAAAGCCAAAAGCTTGTAATATTTTACATTAGCGTTAAATACCTCTTCGCCTTGTGCTTTTAGATCTTCAATATTTTCTTTTACTTCTTCAAATGCCATAATAGCCTTTATATATTATTATTTTGTAGCTGCTTTAAGCTCTTGTAATTTTTTTTCGAGTGTAGCAATAACATCATCTGTTTTCTCTTCTACATTTGCTACAAGTCTATCGATACCAACTTCTAAATCTTCTTTAGATGAACCAAACTTGCCTTTTACTTGCTCGCTAAGTTCGTGAAGTTTATCGTGCAATTCATCTTTTTTAGAATCATAACCCTCTTTAATTCTCTTTCTTGTTTTGCTTCCCTCATCAGGAGCAAATAATATTCCCACTACTGCACCTATAGCTGCACCTGCAACCATTGCTACTAATGTATCTGTTTTACCTGACATAATTTTTAGTTTTTTTAAGTTATCTAATTTATTTTATATAAAGATACTCACTTTAACATTTGTAGGATGTTAACAGGTAGTTAATTGAAATATAAACTATGTGAAAACTTAAATAATGAGCTTATATAAACTATTATTGCCGCAAACACACAAATACATTAATCTAAATAAATAATAGATTAGAACGCTTTAAATAAAGCCGTTTTTTATAAAAAATAATTATACAACATCACTACACTATTAGGAATAGTAATAATAAACAAACAGCCTGCATTAGCAGGCTGTTTATAAATAAAATTTATTATAGTAATTTACTTACTTTCTACTTTTGTCCAAGTATCTCTAAGTCCTACTGTTTTGTTAAAAACAATTTTCTCTGGAGTAGTATCTCTATCTACGCAGAAATAACCCAGTCTTTGAAATTGAAATTGTTCGCCATCTTTAACATCTTTAAGACTTGGCTCTAGATAACCTGTAATAACCTCTAGCGAATTTGGGTTTATGTAACTCTTAAAGTCAACCTCTTTATCGCCATCAGGGTTTTCGTTAGTAAATAGCCTGTCATATATTCTTATCTCTGCTGGTATAGCGTGTTGTATAGATACCCAGTGTAGTGTACCTTTTACTTTTCGCATACTCGCTTCGCTACCGCTACCACTACGGCTATCGGCATCATAAGTACAATGTATCTCTGTAATGTTACCTTCACTATCTTTTACAACGCTTTCTCCTTTTATAATGTAGGCATTTTTAAGGCGTACCTCTTTACCTAGTGTAAGACGGAAATATTTGCGAGAAGCCTCTTCCATAAAGTCTTCACGCTCTATATAAAGCTCTTTAGAGAATGGTACTTTTCTAGATCCTGCGCTTTCATCTTCAGGGCTATTTTCGGCATCAAGCCACTCTTCTTCTCCTTCTGGATAATTATCTATAACCAGTTTTACAGGATCTAAAACTGCCATAACACGCGGTGCTGTCTTGTTTAAATCTTCGCGAACACAAAATTCTAATAACGATACATCTACAAGGTTAGTACGCTTAGCAATACCTATGGTATCGGCAAAATTACGGATAGACATAGGAGTATATCCTCTGCGTCGCAACCCTGATATGGTAGACATACGAGGGTCGTCCCAGCCTGTTACATGACCTTCTTGAACCAGTTGCAATAGCTTACGTTTACTCACAACGGTATGGCTTAGGTTTCTACGGGCAAATTCGCGCTGTTTAGGGCGTGTTTGGTTGTCATCATATACTTGGTCTAAGAACCAGTCATAAAGCTCTCTATGCATCGAAAATTCGAGTGTACAAAATGAGTGCGATACGCTTTCTATATAATCACTCTCACCATGTGCCCAGTCATACATAGGGTATATGTGCCATGAATCGCCTGTGCGGTGGTGGTGTTTGTTTAATATTCTATACATAATAGGGTCGCGCATCAACATATTAGATGATGCCATATCTATTTTAGCCCTAAGTACATGGCTTCCTTCAGGAAACTCACCATTTTTCATTTTCTCGAAAAGCTCAAGGTTCTCTTCTACCGATCTATTTCTGTATGGACTATTAGTACCTGGTTGTGTAGGTGTACCTTTTTGCTTAGCCATATCTTCACTACTTTGGCTATCTATATAAGCAAGACCACGCTGTATAAAATTGACTGCCCAGTCGTATAGTTGTTGGAAATAATCAGAGGCATAGCGTTCTTCTGCCCACTCATACCCTAGCCATTCTATATCGCGTTTAATGGCATCTACATACTCCTGCTCTTCTTTTGCAGGGTTTGTATCATCAAAACGCAAGTTTACGGGTGCGTTATATTTTAGTCCTAAACCAAAGTTAAGGCATATAGAGCTGGCATGCCCAACGTGCAGGTAACCATTAGGTTCTGGCGGGAAACGGAAACGGAGTTCGTCCTGCTGAAGTCCTTTTTTAAGGTCTTCTTCTATTATAAGTTCAATAAAATTGAGCGATCTTTCTTCGTTTGACATATAATGTGGTGTATTTCAAGTGGTGCAAAGTTATTCAAAAAAAGCAGATAAAAAGGATGCGTTTAAAAGTTTTAAACTGCAAAATAAAGCCAAGAAATGTTTATTTTTACAAAAGGAAATATATTTATATTATGGGAATTATACGATTAGAAAATATACGCACTTTTTCTTACCATGGGTGTTTGATAGAAGAAGGTAAAATAGGATCGGATTACTTGGTAAATCTTGAAATAAAGACCGACTTGCGAAAAGCCCGCGATACAGATGAGCTTGCCGATACTGTAGATTATGTACAGCTAAACAAAATAGTTGTTGAAGAAATGGCTATACGTGCTAAGTTATTAGAATATGTAGCTGAGCGTATTATAAAACGTATTTTTAGCGAAATACCCTCGGTATCAAGAATATTAGTAGCGGTTTCTAAAATAAACCCCCCTATAGGTGGCGATGTAGCTGCTGTAACGGTACAGCTAGAAGAATATAGAAATTAATACTAAATGGTAAAATTTACAATAAATGTCTTGTGTTAGTCTAAAATATATGTAAATTTGCCAACCTAAATGGCATCGTGGCCGAGTGGCTAGGCAGAGGTCTGCAAAACCTTGTACAGCGGTTCGAATCCGCTCGATGCCTCTACAAAAAAAGCTGTTACTTTAGTAACAGCTTTTTTTATGCCTTATATATTTTATTCTTCTAGTTGTTATCTGATTCTAATTGTTCCATTACAAATTTGCGCTCTGAAGGTGACCATGCTTGTGCTAACAATACTATACCGAAAATTATGAGTATAATACTTATTACTTTTTTGATTTTAAGTATGTTACCTGATGTTAACTTATTGCGAAGTTGTTTTGCTAATACTATTTTAAAAATATCAGTACATAAATAACCTGCTAATACCGATATAAAAAATGTAAGTATCCTACTCTGATTCATATCCAGTTGTGGTCCTACGGTTATAATTATAGCTAACCAAAAACCCAGTACTCCCACATTAATTATATTAAGTATAAAACCTTTTAAAGCTAATGTAAAATAATCTTTTTTTAGAATTTCATTGGTTTTGCTTTCAGAGAGTTCATCTTTAGCAATGCGTTTTTGTTTTATAAATGACACAAGTCCATAAATAACCAATATGAGTCCGCCAAATATAAATAAAGCAGGTTCATCTTTAATGCTTTGTATAAGCCTATAACTACTAAAATAAGCAAGGCAAATAAAAACTATATCGGCAAGTATAACGCCTAAATCAAATGTTATAGCAGCTCTAAATCCTTTTACAACACTGGTTTCAAGAAGCACAAAAAACACTGCTCCTGGCATGAAACTAAGAAGAAATCCTAAAGGCAATGCCGCAAGTATATCGTCAATCATTCAGTATAAAAATATGGGAATGCAAGTTACCATTTATATTTTTAAAGCTGAAAATTTAATGACAGGAATGTACTAACCTCTCTAAACTGTTTTTTTTGATTACCTCAAATTATAACTTACTTCACAATAACTTCTGCATCACTACTTACTACCTTGTTAACCTGTTTAGGGTTACCATATATTTCGAGAGAAGCATCTGAAGATGCGGTAGCATTTACCTGTTTTTTAGCGGTAATTACTCCTATAGCATCTGATGATAATACGATATTTGTATTTTCTGTAACAAGATTTTTAGCATTCAACTCAGCATCAGAATTAAAAACCGCAGTATGATTTTTGGCTTTTCCTGTAAGCGTTACTTCAGCATCAGAGTTAGCTGTTGTTTGTAAATTCTCTACATCTATTTTAAGGATCACTACAGCATCTGAAGCTGCTGTAATAGTAAGTGAATTTGATTTAATTTCGTCGTCACATTCTAAAACAGCATCTGAGGCAATTGTAATATTGTTTATATCATTTTTATAATACAAAGTATAATTACCGTCACTACTAAGCACAAGCGAACCTCCTGCGTTGTTAATATAGGTACTGTCGTCGTCTGAATCGTTTATTACTAACTTATTTTTATTAGATTTAACCATAGTAACCTCTGTATCAGACCCTACTGTAAGACTTGAAAAATCTTTAAGTTCAACTGTTTTTTGCGCAATAGCAAGATTAAAAATACCTAGTGTAGCAAATAAAAATACTTTTTTCATGATATAAATATGTTAGTTTATGTAAAGACACAGCTTATTATAAATTGTTACAGTTTACTATAAAAAATAAAACCTCATAAACACCAATGTATGATATTTATGAGGTTAAAATGATTTTATTTTTATTACTGTATTATACTAATATCGCCACCTGCAAAGGTTTTCTTATTGACTTGGCTTGGATTTCCATACACGTCAATAGTACCTCCAGCTCTTACTTTAGCATCTACAAAATCAGTAGCATATATTTCTACTTCGCCACCTGCACTAACACTTATTTTTGTTTGTTTAGTAATAAGCTCTTCTCCATTGAGTATGCCTCCAGAGTTTACTTTAGCATCATGATAATCACACTTTCCGTAAAGTTCTAGAATACCACCCGATGTAGTTTTAGATTCAAGGCTCTGTACATCAAGTATTACTTTTATAGTAGCACCTTCTTTTGCATTTACATCAAAAGCAATTGCTTTAAAAGTATCTGCCGAGCCTACAAACGAACCTTCGTTTGCCTCAATAGCTTGTATAGTGCCATTATAGTATAAAGTAGCCTCTATATCTTCGCCAGCGAGTAGCTTAGTAAAATTCATTTTTATTTTTAGTACATCATTCTTAGTAACTAGTGTTACCTCATCTGCCCTATTACCTTTTATAACAATCTTGTTTACGTCAGATTTTACAAGGGTTACATTTATTTGATCGAATACCTTAACGGTAGTAAAATCGCCTAAATTTTTAGTAACCTGAGCATTAGCAAATTGACTGATAATTATAAATAGTATAACTATTACCTTTTTCATGTTGATTGATTTTAAAATTGATGATTATATATTTCACTACATAAACAAAGACGAGAATAAACAACCAAAGGTTACTGTTATAGCATAAAAAAATTTACTTTTTATCAATTGCTTTTCCTAAAAAAGTAAAATCAAGCTGTTTTTTAACCAAATCGGCATTTTTAACTTTTACATATACCTCATCGCCAAGTTGCAGTAAATTACGAGTCACCTCGCCTACTAGTGCATATTGCTTGTCATCAAAAGTATAATAATCATCTTTTATTTCACGGATGCGACACATTCCTTCGCATTTATTTGCTTCAATTTCTACATATATACCCCACTCTGTAACGCCAGATATTACACCTAAGAACTCTTCGTCTTTATGGTCTAGCATATACTTAACCTGCATGTATTTAATACTATCACGCTCGGCATTTACAGCAAGATATTCCATACTAGAACAATGGGTACATTTTTCTTCATACTCATCTTCATCTACCGATTTTCCTCCGTCTAAATAATGTTGTAGCAATCTATGTGCCATAACATCGGGATAACGACGTATGGGCGATGTAAAGTGTGAATAGTAATCGAAAGCTAAGCCATAATGACCAATATTATCAGTAGAATATTTAGCTTTACTCATACTCCTAATAGCAAGGGTATCTACAAGGTTTTGCTCTTTTTTACCATGTGCATCTGCCATTAACTGATTTAACGATTGCGATATGGTTTGCTTAGTTTTAAAATTAACGCTATACCCAAATTTAGCTATCACTGTTTGCAGGTTCATTAGCTTATCAGTATCGGGTTCATCATGTATTCTATATACATACGTTTTATTTTGTTTACCAATAAACTCAGCTACTTTACGGTTAGCAAGCAGCATAAATTCTTCTATAAGGTGGTTAGCGTCTTTCGATTCTTTAAAGTAAACGCCAATAGGTTCGGCATTTTCGTTAAGGTTAAATTTCACCTCTACTTTATCAAAAGATATAGCACCATTTGCCATACGCTTGCTTCGCATTATTTTTGCTAGCTCATCCATTTTAAGTACAGCATGCCTTACCTCCTCTCCTACTTCATAACTTTCGTTGGTAAGCGAAATCTCGGCAGGTATAGTGTTTTCTTTTGTTTCTATAATGTGCTGTGCCTCCTCGTAAGCAAAACGCTGATCTGAATAGGTTACTGTGCGCCCAAACCACTTGTTTTTAAGCTCTGCTTTATCATTTAGTTCAAATACTGCCGAAAAGGTATATTTCTCTTCATGTGGTCGCAATGAACACGCAAAATTAGAAAGTACCTCAGGTAACATAGGTACTACCCTATCTACTAAATAAACAGATGTAGCACGATTATAAGCTTCTTCGTCTAATATTGTTCCTTCTTGCAGGTAATGCGATACATCGGCAATGTGTATGCCTATTTCATAATTACCATTTTCTAGTACTTTGAATGACAATGCATCATCAAAATCTTTTGCATCTTTAGGGTCTATGGTAAACGTAAGTGTATCACGCATATCTCTCCTACGGGCAATTTCATCTTCATGTATTTCGGTATCTAGCTTTTGTGCATATACCTCTACATCTAC comes from the Flavobacterium arcticum genome and includes:
- the gltX gene encoding glutamate--tRNA ligase — protein: MSRPVRVRFAPSPTGPLHIGGVRTALFNYLFAKKHNGVFYLRIEDTDQNRYVPGAEDYIIEALNWCGIPFDEGVGKEGKFGPYRQSERKAMYKDYAQQLVDTGWAYYAFDTAESLDAARKEAESKGETFIYNHTNREKLVNSLHLNEEDVKQRIANGDDYIIRFKMPVGETIVLNDMVRGEVKFESSLLDDKVLFKSDGMPTYHLANIVDDYLMETSHVIRGEEWLPSLPLHVLLYKAFGWEAPEFAHLPLILKPVGNGKLSKRDGDKFGFPVFPLQWDNEDGTSSMGYREEGYLPETVVNYLALLGWNNGDDREYFTLEELIQTFDINKVQKAGAKFDPAKIKSMNHHYIQQVDDAVLAEQFMPILTSKGINEPIEKVTKIVGIVKERANFPNELWDLSSYFFIPPTSYDEKAAAKQWKPTTNDILTQLVTVLQNTEDFSSANIETVAKAWMEEKELGMGKVMPSLRLSLVGEMKGSHVFDIMEIIGKEDTINRINKAVTTLS
- a CDS encoding SPFH domain-containing protein, yielding MENAGLFLFLFLALIVLFLSFFTVKQQTAAIVERFGKFLSIRQAGLHLKIPVIDKISGRINLKIQQLDVIIETKTKENVFVKMKVSVQFKVIQDKAYEAFYKLEYPHDQITSYVFDVVRAEVPKLKLDDVFERKDDIAVAVKRELNEAMTLYGYDIINTLITDIDPDIQVKNAMNRINAADREKSAAEYEAEASRIRIVAKAKAEAESKRLQGQGIADQRREIARGLVESVDVLNRVGINSQEASALIVVTQHYDTLQAIGADTNSNLILLPNSPQAGSDMLNNMVASFTASNQVGEAMKRGNEKRIEQERKDAQPLPPKPTSGYDDEDESEETDE
- a CDS encoding DUF6327 family protein — encoded protein: MESGKVYTTFNDIDRDLEVMKVEKDLSYYRFKRELATTKESFEPENLIGKTPAKIFSFLSMLSGPLKNAALTLIFKKIFK
- a CDS encoding competence protein, whose amino-acid sequence is MAFEEVKENIEDLKAQGEEVFNANVKYYKLLAFKMFMKTNVMVAKALLLGTLLLLVLFFFSFAGAFALGEALGNYGYGFLIVGVFYLLLAFIVYKMRNKIVDGPLIANFSKIFLKDD
- a CDS encoding YtxH domain-containing protein, with translation MSGKTDTLVAMVAGAAIGAVVGILFAPDEGSKTRKRIKEGYDSKKDELHDKLHELSEQVKGKFGSSKEDLEVGIDRLVANVEEKTDDVIATLEKKLQELKAATK
- a CDS encoding glutamine--tRNA ligase/YqeY domain fusion protein, yielding MSNEERSLNFIELIIEEDLKKGLQQDELRFRFPPEPNGYLHVGHASSICLNFGLGLKYNAPVNLRFDDTNPAKEEQEYVDAIKRDIEWLGYEWAEERYASDYFQQLYDWAVNFIQRGLAYIDSQSSEDMAKQKGTPTQPGTNSPYRNRSVEENLELFEKMKNGEFPEGSHVLRAKIDMASSNMLMRDPIMYRILNKHHHRTGDSWHIYPMYDWAHGESDYIESVSHSFCTLEFSMHRELYDWFLDQVYDDNQTRPKQREFARRNLSHTVVSKRKLLQLVQEGHVTGWDDPRMSTISGLRRRGYTPMSIRNFADTIGIAKRTNLVDVSLLEFCVREDLNKTAPRVMAVLDPVKLVIDNYPEGEEEWLDAENSPEDESAGSRKVPFSKELYIEREDFMEEASRKYFRLTLGKEVRLKNAYIIKGESVVKDSEGNITEIHCTYDADSRSGSGSEASMRKVKGTLHWVSIQHAIPAEIRIYDRLFTNENPDGDKEVDFKSYINPNSLEVITGYLEPSLKDVKDGEQFQFQRLGYFCVDRDTTPEKIVFNKTVGLRDTWTKVESK
- the folB gene encoding dihydroneopterin aldolase, encoding MGIIRLENIRTFSYHGCLIEEGKIGSDYLVNLEIKTDLRKARDTDELADTVDYVQLNKIVVEEMAIRAKLLEYVAERIIKRIFSEIPSVSRILVAVSKINPPIGGDVAAVTVQLEEYRN
- a CDS encoding LysE family translocator, translated to MIDDILAALPLGFLLSFMPGAVFFVLLETSVVKGFRAAITFDLGVILADIVFICLAYFSSYRLIQSIKDEPALFIFGGLILVIYGLVSFIKQKRIAKDELSESKTNEILKKDYFTLALKGFILNIINVGVLGFWLAIIITVGPQLDMNQSRILTFFISVLAGYLCTDIFKIVLAKQLRNKLTSGNILKIKKVISIILIIFGIVLLAQAWSPSERKFVMEQLESDNN
- a CDS encoding GIN domain-containing protein; its protein translation is MKKVFLFATLGIFNLAIAQKTVELKDFSSLTVGSDTEVTMVKSNKNKLVINDSDDDSTYINNAGGSLVLSSDGNYTLYYKNDINNITIASDAVLECDDEIKSNSLTITAASDAVVILKIDVENLQTTANSDAEVTLTGKAKNHTAVFNSDAELNAKNLVTENTNIVLSSDAIGVITAKKQVNATASSDASLEIYGNPKQVNKVVSSDAEVIVK
- a CDS encoding head GIN domain-containing protein — encoded protein: MKKVIVILFIIISQFANAQVTKNLGDFTTVKVFDQINVTLVKSDVNKIVIKGNRADEVTLVTKNDVLKIKMNFTKLLAGEDIEATLYYNGTIQAIEANEGSFVGSADTFKAIAFDVNAKEGATIKVILDVQSLESKTTSGGILELYGKCDYHDAKVNSGGILNGEELITKQTKISVSAGGEVEIYATDFVDAKVRAGGTIDVYGNPSQVNKKTFAGGDISIIQ
- the rnr gene encoding ribonuclease R codes for the protein MSKKNGRPSAKKEKDFSHKIFKILSKDPNKSFNYKQIAAILELNDTQSRNQIIKELKYLASKEKIEETERGKYSVIAKADYVEGKIDMTSRKTAYFVSPDLEEDVFIPTNNLNKSLDGDKVKVYIYNRRRGRRPEGEVVEILERAKTDFVGVIDVQKNFAFVSTANPKMYTDIFVPKDKLGNAENGDVVLVKIEDWPAKADSPFGEVIRVLGRPGEHDTEIHAILAEYGLPYDFPVDVEVYAQKLDTEIHEDEIARRRDMRDTLTFTIDPKDAKDFDDALSFKVLENGNYEIGIHIADVSHYLQEGTILDEEAYNRATSVYLVDRVVPMLPEVLSNFACSLRPHEEKYTFSAVFELNDKAELKNKWFGRTVTYSDQRFAYEEAQHIIETKENTIPAEISLTNESYEVGEEVRHAVLKMDELAKIMRSKRMANGAISFDKVEVKFNLNENAEPIGVYFKESKDANHLIEEFMLLANRKVAEFIGKQNKTYVYRIHDEPDTDKLMNLQTVIAKFGYSVNFKTKQTISQSLNQLMADAHGKKEQNLVDTLAIRSMSKAKYSTDNIGHYGLAFDYYSHFTSPIRRYPDVMAHRLLQHYLDGGKSVDEDEYEEKCTHCSSMEYLAVNAERDSIKYMQVKYMLDHKDEEFLGVISGVTEWGIYVEIEANKCEGMCRIREIKDDYYTFDDKQYALVGEVTRNLLQLGDEVYVKVKNADLVKKQLDFTFLGKAIDKK